A genomic stretch from Candidatus Nitrotoga arctica includes:
- the rplK gene encoding 50S ribosomal protein L11 — protein MAKKIIGFIKLQVPAGKANPSPPIGPALGQRGLNIMEFCKAFNAQTQGVEPGLPIPVVITAFADKSFTFIMKTPPATILIKKAAGLQKGSPRPLTEKVGKLTRKQAEEIATTKMPDLTAADMDAAVRTIAGSARSMGIVVEGV, from the coding sequence ATGGCAAAGAAAATTATAGGTTTTATCAAGTTGCAAGTTCCTGCTGGTAAGGCAAATCCTAGCCCACCTATCGGTCCAGCGCTGGGTCAGCGTGGGCTGAATATCATGGAATTCTGCAAAGCTTTTAATGCACAGACTCAGGGCGTGGAGCCGGGTTTGCCAATTCCGGTGGTAATTACAGCTTTTGCAGACAAGAGTTTCACTTTCATTATGAAAACGCCGCCTGCGACCATTCTGATTAAAAAGGCAGCTGGTTTGCAGAAGGGTAGTCCCAGACCGCTTACAGAGAAGGTTGGTAAACTGACCCGTAAGCAGGCAGAAGAAATTGCAACAACCAAGATGCCCGATCTGACTGCTGCCGACATGGATGCGGCGGTGCGCACTATTGCCGGTAGCGCGCGCAGTATGGGTATTGTTGTGGAGGGGGTATAA
- the nusG gene encoding transcription termination/antitermination protein NusG has product MSKRWYVVHTYSQFEKFVQRALPERIQRAGLEDQFGQILVPVEEVVELKLGQKSISERKFFPGYVLVEMEMTDESWHLVKSTPKVTGFLGGSAMKPTPISEKEVQNIMHQMQTGVEKPRPKVLFEVGEAVRVKDGPFTDFHGMVENVNYDKNKLRVAVTIFGRSTPVELDFGQVEKA; this is encoded by the coding sequence ATGTCCAAGCGTTGGTATGTGGTTCATACGTACTCTCAGTTTGAGAAATTCGTGCAGCGTGCATTGCCGGAGCGCATTCAACGCGCGGGTTTGGAGGATCAATTCGGTCAGATTTTGGTGCCGGTGGAAGAGGTTGTGGAGCTTAAGTTGGGTCAGAAGAGTATCAGCGAGCGTAAATTTTTTCCGGGCTATGTGCTGGTTGAGATGGAGATGACCGATGAAAGCTGGCATCTCGTTAAAAGTACACCCAAGGTTACTGGATTTTTGGGTGGTTCGGCAATGAAGCCTACTCCCATCAGCGAAAAAGAAGTGCAAAATATAATGCATCAGATGCAGACCGGGGTGGAAAAGCCGAGACCCAAGGTGCTATTTGAAGTGGGTGAAGCGGTGCGTGTCAAGGATGGTCCATTCACTGATTTCCACGGTATGGTGGAAAACGTCAATTATGATAAGAATAAGTTGCGGGTGGCGGTGACCATTTTTGGTCGCTCCACACCTGTGGAGTTGGATTTCGGTCAAGTCGAGAAAGCTTAG
- the secE gene encoding preprotein translocase subunit SecE has product MADKIKLVVAFMFVAAGIAAFYALHESAAVVKLAAILFGFLLAAAVVWTTEPGKRLFAFGTESVAEAKRVVWPSRKETVQTTGVVLLFAVVMALFLWAVDTSLLLVVNKLMGRE; this is encoded by the coding sequence ATGGCGGATAAAATTAAATTGGTTGTCGCTTTCATGTTCGTTGCCGCGGGCATTGCGGCGTTTTATGCTTTGCATGAAAGCGCTGCGGTGGTGAAGCTTGCAGCAATATTGTTTGGGTTTTTGTTGGCTGCTGCTGTAGTTTGGACGACTGAACCGGGTAAGCGTCTATTTGCGTTTGGTACAGAATCTGTAGCGGAAGCTAAGCGCGTGGTATGGCCGTCGCGTAAAGAAACAGTGCAGACTACAGGGGTGGTGCTCCTCTTTGCGGTTGTAATGGCACTATTTTTGTGGGCAGTTGATACCAGCTTGTTGTTGGTGGTTAATAAATTAATGGGGCGTGAATAA
- the tuf gene encoding elongation factor Tu, with product MAKSKFERTKPHINVGTIGHVDHGKTTLTAAITTVLSKKFGGEAKAYDQIDAAPEEKARGITINTAHVEYETAGRHYAHVDCPGHADYIKNMITGAAQMDGAILVVSAADGPMPQTREHILLARQVGVPYIIVYMNKADMVDDPELLELVEMEVRELLTKYDFPGDDTPIIIGSALKALQGDQSEIGEPSIFRLAEALDAYIPQPMRVMDGAFLMPVEDVFSISGRGTVVTGRVERGVVKVGEEIEIIGLKPTIKTICTGVEMFRKLLDQGQAGDNVGILLRGTKREEVERGQVLAKPGSITPHTKFSAEIYVLSKDEGGRHTPFFQGYRPQFYFRTTDVTGAVELPAGTEMVMPGDNVSVTVNLIAPIAMEEGLRFAIREGGRTVGAGVVAKVIE from the coding sequence ATGGCAAAGAGTAAATTTGAGCGAACCAAGCCGCACATCAATGTAGGCACAATTGGACACGTTGATCATGGCAAAACCACCCTGACTGCGGCGATTACCACAGTGCTGTCCAAGAAATTTGGCGGCGAAGCTAAAGCTTACGACCAGATTGACGCAGCGCCGGAAGAAAAGGCGCGCGGCATCACCATTAACACCGCTCACGTTGAATATGAAACGGCTGGTCGTCACTATGCCCACGTAGACTGTCCGGGTCATGCGGATTACATTAAAAACATGATTACCGGTGCTGCGCAGATGGACGGCGCTATCCTGGTAGTGTCTGCCGCCGATGGTCCTATGCCGCAAACGCGGGAACATATCCTGTTGGCGCGTCAAGTGGGTGTGCCCTACATCATCGTCTACATGAACAAGGCCGACATGGTGGATGACCCTGAGCTGCTCGAGCTGGTTGAAATGGAAGTGCGTGAACTTCTTACCAAATACGACTTCCCTGGTGACGATACCCCGATCATTATCGGTAGTGCACTCAAAGCCTTGCAGGGTGATCAGTCCGAAATTGGCGAGCCCTCCATCTTTCGTTTGGCCGAAGCGCTGGATGCCTACATACCTCAGCCTATGCGCGTCATGGACGGCGCCTTCCTGATGCCGGTCGAAGATGTCTTCTCCATCTCCGGTCGAGGCACCGTGGTAACGGGCCGGGTAGAGCGCGGCGTCGTCAAAGTGGGTGAGGAAATTGAAATTATCGGTCTCAAGCCCACGATTAAAACCATCTGCACCGGCGTGGAAATGTTCCGCAAGCTGCTCGACCAAGGTCAGGCTGGCGATAACGTGGGTATACTGTTACGCGGCACCAAGCGTGAAGAAGTCGAACGTGGTCAAGTTCTGGCCAAGCCGGGTTCTATCACCCCGCATACCAAATTTTCAGCTGAAATCTACGTTCTCAGCAAAGACGAAGGGGGTCGTCACACCCCATTTTTCCAAGGTTACCGTCCGCAATTCTACTTCCGGACTACCGACGTAACGGGTGCGGTTGAGCTGCCGGCTGGCACTGAAATGGTGATGCCGGGAGACAACGTATCGGTGACGGTGAACTTGATAGCCCCAATCGCGATGGAAGAAGGTCTGCGTTTCGCGATACGTGAAGGCGGTCGCACCGTCGGTGCCGGTGTGGTGGCTAAGGTGATCGAGTAG
- a CDS encoding monovalent cation:proton antiporter family protein, whose translation MHMTNSLQLVLILLTVAVGVVVACRVLHLPVVLGYLTVGILIGPHALGWIPDTAGTHHLAEFGLVFLMFSIGLEFSLARLHKMKRTVFGLGGAQVVVTLLLIMTAGWLAGFDWRASLAMGCVLAMSSTAIVSKMLVERAAMSAPHGQQIMGVLLFQDLAVVPLLIIIPALASPSGDLPFTLSLALLKVTLVLAVLLVFGQRVMRSWFHVVARQKSSELFMLNVLFITLGLAYFTELVGLSMALGAFVAGVLIAETEYRYQVEDDIKPFRDVLMGLFFVTVGMMLDLGEMFVNIGWVLLMLLCLLLIKFTVVALLVRRFSGDWGVAIRSSLGLAQAGEFGFVLLTLAGGVNLLSPAAVQIILDTMLLSMLAAPFLIQHTEAIVRRIAPSEWMNRAMQIHQIAVQSISADANIIICGYGRSGQSLARFMKQENVQFIVLDLDSRRVHEAAAAGENVVYGDAAKREVLLAAGLMRAKTLVVTYIDTHSALKILHLVNELRPDLPVVVRSADETHIEALKQAGAAEVVADVLEGSVMLASQALLMSGVPLNRVVRRLQENRARRYSMFSTYFRTAANVVGEATENLQPRFHSVLLGERDSAVGKTLDEINLAELNVEVNAVRRHNMRGNQPAGNMIMEAGDVLVLLGQPRPLAAAKKHLREG comes from the coding sequence ATGCATATGACCAATTCGCTACAACTCGTTCTAATTTTGCTTACCGTTGCCGTAGGTGTGGTGGTGGCATGCCGTGTATTGCATTTGCCAGTAGTACTAGGCTACCTGACCGTGGGCATTCTGATTGGTCCGCATGCGCTGGGTTGGATACCTGATACGGCAGGCACTCATCATCTGGCAGAGTTCGGCCTGGTATTCCTGATGTTCAGCATCGGCCTCGAATTCAGCCTTGCGCGTCTCCACAAAATGAAACGCACGGTATTCGGCTTGGGTGGCGCGCAGGTGGTGGTAACTCTTTTGTTGATTATGACAGCTGGGTGGCTGGCAGGATTTGATTGGCGTGCAAGCTTAGCTATGGGCTGTGTGCTGGCGATGTCATCCACCGCTATTGTAAGCAAGATGCTGGTCGAGCGCGCCGCGATGAGTGCACCGCACGGCCAGCAGATCATGGGTGTATTGCTATTTCAGGATTTAGCTGTAGTGCCGCTGCTCATCATCATTCCGGCTTTGGCAAGTCCATCAGGCGACCTGCCATTCACACTCTCTCTTGCGCTGCTTAAAGTCACATTAGTTCTAGCTGTGCTGCTGGTATTCGGTCAGCGCGTGATGCGATCTTGGTTTCATGTCGTGGCACGGCAAAAATCTTCCGAGCTGTTCATGCTCAACGTACTTTTTATCACACTGGGTCTTGCCTACTTCACTGAATTAGTCGGGCTATCGATGGCACTGGGGGCATTTGTGGCCGGCGTCTTGATTGCTGAAACTGAATACCGCTATCAAGTTGAAGATGACATCAAACCGTTCCGCGATGTGCTTATGGGTCTGTTTTTCGTTACTGTAGGCATGATGCTGGATCTCGGCGAAATGTTTGTCAATATTGGTTGGGTACTTCTGATGCTGCTGTGCTTACTGCTGATCAAATTTACTGTAGTGGCATTATTGGTGCGCAGGTTTTCCGGTGATTGGGGAGTAGCGATCCGTAGTAGCTTGGGGTTGGCGCAAGCGGGTGAGTTCGGCTTCGTGCTATTAACCCTGGCAGGCGGGGTGAATCTGCTCTCTCCCGCAGCAGTACAAATCATCCTGGACACCATGCTTCTCTCCATGCTGGCCGCGCCTTTTCTAATCCAGCATACCGAAGCAATTGTGCGACGCATTGCGCCCTCCGAATGGATGAATCGCGCCATGCAGATTCATCAGATTGCAGTGCAAAGCATATCCGCCGATGCAAACATCATTATTTGCGGCTATGGGCGAAGTGGGCAGTCACTGGCGCGCTTTATGAAGCAGGAAAATGTTCAATTCATCGTGCTCGATCTCGACTCACGCCGTGTGCATGAGGCCGCGGCAGCGGGTGAGAACGTGGTGTATGGTGATGCCGCCAAGCGTGAAGTGCTTTTGGCGGCCGGGTTAATGCGCGCTAAAACTCTGGTTGTCACCTACATAGACACTCACTCCGCGCTCAAAATTTTACACCTAGTTAATGAACTACGCCCTGACTTACCAGTGGTGGTTCGAAGTGCCGACGAGACCCATATCGAGGCGCTCAAACAGGCTGGGGCGGCCGAAGTTGTGGCGGATGTGCTAGAAGGCAGCGTGATGCTGGCGTCGCAAGCACTGCTGATGTCGGGCGTGCCACTCAACCGCGTCGTCCGCCGCCTTCAGGAAAACCGGGCGCGCCGCTATAGCATGTTCAGCACCTACTTTCGTACTGCTGCGAATGTAGTGGGTGAAGCCACGGAAAACTTACAGCCGCGCTTCCATAGCGTGTTGCTGGGAGAACGCGATTCCGCCGTGGGCAAGACGCTTGATGAAATTAATTTGGCCGAATTAAATGTGGAAGTAAATGCAGTACGCCGCCACAACATGCGCGGCAATCAACCTGCGGGCAATATGATAATGGAAGCCGGTGACGTACTAGTACTGCTCGGTCAACCAAGGCCACTGGCAGCTGCGAAAAAACACTTGCGCGAGGGATGA
- a CDS encoding class I SAM-dependent methyltransferase — MLTMRPLLKKLPPSIAALLLQSAAVVLMLLTVNVTGRYDSPLLFALLCGLLAATFSFFAGLAKWWLVIQLMFAPALVLMLAVELPPTLFLGAFLLLLLVYWSTFRTQVPLYLSSNKVWHALEHLLPVAKADSGFTFIDLGSGLGGVLTHLASIRPDGRYIGVEAAPLPFFWSWLRIRLGSHRNCRVQWGSLWDCDLSQYDVVFAYLSPVPMEKLWHKACAEMRPGTIFISSTFTVLDQAHHETVQVDDLHHSTLFIWHM; from the coding sequence ATGTTAACTATGCGACCCTTACTCAAAAAACTCCCACCCTCCATCGCTGCACTACTGCTGCAATCAGCAGCAGTAGTGCTCATGTTACTGACGGTAAATGTTACGGGAAGGTACGACTCGCCATTATTATTTGCCTTGCTTTGCGGTCTGCTCGCCGCCACGTTCAGTTTCTTTGCCGGACTTGCCAAGTGGTGGCTGGTCATTCAGCTGATGTTCGCGCCAGCCTTGGTGCTAATGCTCGCAGTCGAATTGCCGCCTACTCTTTTCCTCGGCGCATTTCTGTTATTACTGCTTGTATATTGGAGTACCTTTCGCACGCAAGTACCGCTGTATCTTTCCAGTAATAAAGTGTGGCATGCCTTGGAGCACTTACTGCCGGTAGCAAAAGCTGATTCGGGTTTCACCTTCATTGATTTAGGTTCTGGTTTGGGCGGAGTATTGACGCACCTTGCCAGCATTCGCCCGGACGGACGATACATTGGCGTGGAGGCAGCACCCTTACCATTTTTCTGGAGTTGGTTGCGTATCAGGCTAGGCAGTCACCGCAACTGCCGAGTTCAGTGGGGGAGTTTATGGGACTGCGATTTGTCGCAGTACGACGTGGTGTTTGCCTACCTCTCCCCAGTACCGATGGAAAAGCTCTGGCACAAGGCATGCGCCGAAATGCGTCCTGGCACAATTTTCATTAGCAGTACCTTTACCGTACTTGATCAAGCACACCATGAAACCGTGCAGGTGGATGACCTGCATCATTCCACTCTGTTTATCTGGCATATGTAA
- a CDS encoding tetratricopeptide repeat protein, with protein MKMTQLIKQLLLVYVYLFALNGQAIADSFPDALNAYETGDYSKAFDLFVPLAQQGNVKAQLTLSAMYAIGKGVPQDYEKAVKWYQMAAEKGSQGDTEQKINFSLYSPTNYNIPLKEVAKWYKFVAEQGNALYQYNIGRFYDIGKGVPQDYKEAVKWYRMAAEQGNAQAQSSLAFMYQNGDGVPQDYVRAHMWFNIAAFNEDSTGVQDLNIERRDSIAMKIAASQIAKAQELARKCIAQKFKGC; from the coding sequence ATGAAAATGACCCAGTTAATAAAACAGCTGCTATTAGTTTATGTTTATTTATTTGCATTAAACGGACAAGCAATAGCCGATTCGTTTCCAGACGCACTAAACGCGTATGAAACTGGAGATTATTCAAAAGCATTCGACCTTTTCGTGCCGTTGGCACAACAGGGCAACGTCAAAGCACAGCTCACCCTTTCAGCTATGTACGCCATCGGTAAAGGTGTTCCGCAAGATTATGAAAAAGCTGTGAAGTGGTATCAAATGGCCGCAGAGAAAGGGAGCCAAGGAGACACTGAACAAAAAATCAATTTCAGTCTATATAGTCCGACTAATTATAATATTCCTCTGAAAGAGGTGGCGAAGTGGTATAAATTCGTCGCAGAACAAGGGAATGCTTTATATCAATACAACATTGGGCGATTTTACGATATTGGCAAAGGTGTTCCGCAAGATTACAAAGAGGCTGTGAAGTGGTATCGAATGGCCGCCGAACAAGGGAACGCTCAGGCACAATCCAGCCTTGCATTTATGTACCAAAACGGAGATGGCGTTCCTCAAGATTATGTACGAGCGCATATGTGGTTCAATATTGCGGCGTTTAACGAGGATAGTACTGGGGTTCAAGATCTTAATATTGAACGACGTGATTCCATTGCCATGAAGATAGCTGCAAGCCAAATTGCTAAGGCGCAGGAACTCGCCAGAAAATGCATCGCTCAAAAATTCAAGGGGTGTTAG
- a CDS encoding DUF5677 domain-containing protein: MDKVATKLSFIRDHYIDAVIGKEIFPIVTSISLTGNPIAIVCDFFLRKAIKSLDAVCLLCEMGFAEDALVLGRTIFELSLYLQIIASSDSIEQRRWKAECFIYDGDRQRVTQLKKLEILKKQGRCLSWIEAIDASKSNFETILEPNNFVSPKSIKDMAIELGGKWECWYHSLYWSMSKLTHPSGLGSNTYIKNYDQELEASGAIKIILAMHYFLTDCTLNILELERLRPQLDECMKSFRSLSECSEAN; this comes from the coding sequence ATGGACAAAGTAGCAACGAAACTATCATTTATCCGAGATCATTACATTGATGCAGTGATCGGCAAGGAAATTTTTCCAATCGTGACGAGTATCTCGCTTACGGGTAACCCTATTGCGATAGTCTGCGACTTCTTTCTTCGTAAAGCTATCAAGTCTCTCGATGCAGTATGCTTACTGTGCGAAATGGGTTTCGCTGAAGATGCTCTAGTTTTAGGAAGAACGATCTTCGAGTTATCTTTGTATTTGCAGATTATTGCATCAAGCGATTCCATTGAGCAACGACGCTGGAAGGCAGAGTGCTTTATTTATGACGGCGACCGCCAGCGCGTCACGCAGCTGAAGAAGTTGGAGATACTTAAAAAACAAGGTAGATGCCTTTCATGGATAGAAGCGATTGATGCCTCAAAATCTAATTTTGAGACTATCCTTGAGCCAAATAATTTTGTTTCACCCAAAAGTATTAAGGACATGGCCATCGAGTTAGGTGGAAAGTGGGAGTGTTGGTATCATTCTCTCTACTGGAGCATGTCAAAACTCACTCACCCGAGCGGTCTTGGTAGTAACACATATATTAAAAATTATGACCAAGAATTAGAAGCATCTGGAGCTATAAAAATCATTTTAGCGATGCATTATTTTTTGACGGATTGCACGTTGAATATCCTCGAATTAGAACGTTTACGTCCCCAGCTGGACGAGTGTATGAAAAGTTTCCGTTCGTTATCCGAGTGCTCCGAAGCCAATTGA
- the glgP gene encoding alpha-glucan family phosphorylase has product MYKSTPHILEVRPKIPARLARLEELANNLWYSWDLPTRDLFSYIQRKLWDEVGQNPKAFLRCVDERCLITASEDQIFLDQYHRTLSAYDSYHTKPVRNSHAEGFAENDLIAYFCAEFGFHESFPIYSGGLGILAGDHCKSASDMHLPFVGVGLLYRQGYFHQTIDGDGNQKALYSDSEFESLPISPVLNSDGSEVHVSVDLPGRSVAIKVWQARVGNVTIYLLDTDLDENSQQDRAITHHLYGGDKSIRIEQEIVLGIGGARALGAMGIKPSVWHINEGHAAFLLLERVRILTEQGIEFSAALEAVAAHTVFTTHTPVPAGHDHFDYGMMMYYFENYYPQLNISRDEFLALGNVSNTPDFNMTALAIHCSRFQNGVSRIHGKISAKICAEMWPEIEQEDNPISYITNGVHMPTFLAKEWSEVFVRYLGWDWSQHVADVGFWERVDSIPDHQFWSVRESLKSRMLQLIRYRISRQHFRNHGSEAHLDRILKYADPANPNVLTIGFARRFATYKRAALLFEDLNWLRQIMQDPERPVLFIFAGKAHPADIPGQDLIRRVTQISRMPEFEGKILMLEGYDLRLARRMVAGVDVWLNTPLYPLEASGTSGMKAAMNGVLNLSVLDGWWDEGYDGKNGWAIKPVSEFLPEAQRNREESQTLYELMQDQVIPTYYKHNKMGYSSEWVKMSKRSIATLLPSFNATRMVGEYVAKTYLPATWQYRKYCDHDFEGARQISAWKNTVRKAWPGVTIRRLGSPKQSIMFREGVYFEVSINLNGLQPADVTVEMLIGHAYNKEKLKQSMRYQFAAQEVNAETGEHVYVLELTPELCGKLEYRIRVYPRHEMLTHPFELGLMRWL; this is encoded by the coding sequence ATGTATAAAAGCACGCCGCATATCTTGGAAGTCAGACCTAAAATACCAGCCCGTTTAGCCCGGCTTGAAGAACTGGCAAATAACTTATGGTATAGCTGGGATTTGCCCACACGTGATTTATTCTCTTATATTCAACGCAAACTGTGGGATGAAGTAGGTCAAAACCCGAAAGCTTTTCTCCGATGTGTAGACGAGCGATGCCTGATAACTGCCTCGGAAGATCAGATTTTTCTGGATCAATACCATCGCACATTATCAGCTTATGATAGTTATCATACTAAGCCAGTGCGCAATAGTCATGCTGAAGGGTTCGCTGAAAATGATCTGATTGCCTATTTTTGTGCGGAGTTTGGGTTTCACGAAAGCTTTCCAATTTACTCCGGCGGTTTGGGAATTTTGGCAGGTGACCACTGCAAGTCCGCCAGCGACATGCATTTGCCTTTTGTCGGCGTAGGCCTCCTCTATCGCCAAGGTTATTTCCATCAGACCATTGATGGTGATGGCAACCAAAAAGCCCTTTATTCTGACTCTGAATTCGAGAGCCTGCCTATTTCACCGGTATTGAATAGCGATGGTTCCGAAGTCCATGTAAGCGTGGACTTACCGGGGCGTAGCGTAGCAATTAAGGTGTGGCAAGCACGTGTCGGTAATGTCACTATCTATTTGTTGGATACTGATCTTGATGAAAATTCCCAGCAAGATCGTGCCATCACTCACCATCTGTATGGCGGCGACAAATCCATTCGTATTGAACAGGAAATCGTGCTCGGGATCGGTGGTGCGCGTGCTCTCGGGGCAATGGGCATCAAGCCAAGTGTGTGGCATATCAATGAAGGTCATGCCGCCTTCTTGTTACTAGAACGCGTCCGCATCCTGACAGAACAAGGTATCGAGTTTTCAGCCGCACTTGAAGCAGTTGCTGCACATACCGTATTCACAACGCACACTCCCGTACCAGCCGGTCATGATCATTTCGACTACGGCATGATGATGTACTATTTTGAAAATTATTATCCGCAATTGAACATCAGCCGCGATGAATTTCTTGCCTTGGGCAATGTATCAAATACACCCGATTTTAATATGACTGCGTTGGCAATCCATTGTTCACGTTTTCAGAATGGCGTATCGCGTATCCATGGCAAAATTTCTGCCAAAATCTGCGCCGAAATGTGGCCGGAAATTGAGCAAGAAGATAACCCTATAAGTTACATTACTAATGGGGTACATATGCCTACCTTCCTGGCTAAGGAATGGTCGGAAGTGTTTGTGCGATACCTCGGTTGGGACTGGAGTCAGCATGTAGCAGATGTCGGTTTTTGGGAACGGGTCGACAGTATTCCGGATCATCAGTTCTGGAGCGTACGCGAGTCGCTTAAATCGAGAATGCTACAGCTAATCCGCTATCGCATCAGTCGCCAACATTTCCGCAATCACGGTTCTGAAGCACATCTTGATCGCATTTTGAAATATGCAGATCCGGCCAATCCAAATGTGCTCACCATCGGCTTTGCGCGCCGTTTCGCGACGTATAAGCGCGCTGCATTATTATTTGAAGATCTGAATTGGCTGCGCCAGATCATGCAGGATCCTGAACGTCCTGTGTTGTTCATTTTTGCCGGCAAGGCCCACCCCGCAGATATTCCGGGGCAAGACCTTATCCGCCGTGTAACGCAAATTTCACGCATGCCGGAATTTGAAGGCAAGATCCTGATGCTGGAAGGCTACGACCTGCGGCTTGCACGTCGCATGGTGGCCGGGGTGGATGTGTGGTTAAACACGCCCCTGTATCCACTTGAAGCAAGCGGCACTTCGGGCATGAAGGCAGCCATGAATGGGGTACTTAACTTGTCCGTACTAGATGGCTGGTGGGATGAAGGTTACGATGGCAAGAATGGCTGGGCAATCAAACCGGTTTCAGAGTTTTTGCCTGAAGCGCAGCGCAACCGTGAAGAAAGCCAAACACTCTATGAGCTAATGCAGGATCAGGTCATTCCCACTTACTACAAACACAACAAGATGGGCTATTCGTCAGAATGGGTAAAGATGTCCAAGCGCTCCATCGCAACCTTGCTGCCGAGCTTCAATGCCACACGCATGGTGGGTGAGTATGTTGCTAAAACCTACTTACCTGCCACCTGGCAGTATCGCAAGTATTGCGACCATGATTTCGAAGGTGCGCGTCAAATTTCGGCTTGGAAAAATACTGTCCGTAAGGCTTGGCCCGGTGTAACAATACGCCGCTTGGGGAGCCCTAAACAAAGCATTATGTTTAGAGAAGGCGTGTACTTTGAAGTGAGCATTAACCTGAATGGTCTCCAACCTGCTGACGTAACGGTCGAAATGCTGATTGGTCATGCATACAATAAGGAAAAGCTCAAGCAGTCGATGCGTTATCAGTTTGCAGCACAGGAAGTTAATGCAGAAACAGGCGAACATGTTTATGTGCTGGAATTGACACCAGAACTATGTGGCAAGCTTGAATATCGCATACGGGTTTATCCGCGCCACGAAATGCTGACACATCCATTCGAACTGGGCTTAATGCGCTGGCTATAA
- the glgA gene encoding glycogen synthase GlgA gives MRVLFATSEVAPLIKTGGLADVSAALPAALHGMGVDVRVLLPGYPQVLKVLPHLQVAAKIPTQFSFPATRLLTGLLPNGVPLLVIECAELYERGGGAYQDEQGLDWPDNALRFGLLSKIAALLSCTDSPLDWKPEIVHCNDWQTGLTPAYLHFSEGAVPCVMTVHNLAFQGVFPPQMVAELGLPIECFQPDGVEFYNNLSFMKAGLYYADHITTVSPSYANEIQTDALGFGLQGLLANRREVLTGILNGIDTTEWNPATDPNLANPYNLTDISGKSANKRELQKRMGLHIDPDLPLFGLVSRFTPQKGVDLVLEIAPQLIALPAQLVLLGSGDVEMQRTALELAHHYSGQISAYVGFDEALSHLIEAGADIFLMPSRFEPCGLNQMYSQRYGTPPVVHATGGLIDTVLDCNATSLEQGVASGFVFHHMDTPSLLATARRAAITYHDKKIWRALQHNCMVKNFGWGQSATAYHDIYTHLMRR, from the coding sequence ATGCGGGTATTGTTTGCCACTTCTGAAGTCGCACCACTCATCAAAACGGGCGGTTTGGCCGATGTCAGCGCCGCACTGCCGGCGGCGCTGCATGGAATGGGAGTAGATGTACGCGTATTGCTGCCAGGTTATCCGCAAGTTTTAAAAGTGTTGCCGCATCTTCAGGTCGCTGCCAAAATTCCCACTCAGTTCAGCTTCCCAGCAACACGACTGCTAACTGGTTTGCTGCCTAATGGCGTACCACTGTTAGTGATTGAATGTGCCGAGCTATATGAGCGGGGGGGAGGGGCATATCAGGATGAACAGGGTCTCGACTGGCCAGATAACGCTCTACGATTTGGATTACTGTCAAAAATTGCTGCATTACTGAGTTGTACGGATTCTCCACTTGACTGGAAACCCGAGATAGTTCATTGCAATGACTGGCAAACCGGACTTACCCCGGCCTATCTGCATTTTTCAGAGGGTGCTGTACCTTGTGTAATGACAGTGCATAATCTTGCATTTCAAGGTGTATTCCCGCCGCAAATGGTTGCGGAATTGGGGTTGCCCATCGAGTGTTTTCAGCCTGACGGCGTAGAGTTTTACAACAACTTGTCCTTCATGAAAGCAGGTTTGTATTACGCCGATCACATCACTACCGTCAGCCCATCTTATGCCAACGAAATTCAGACTGATGCACTGGGGTTCGGCCTACAGGGACTGCTCGCCAACCGGCGCGAAGTTTTGACAGGTATTCTGAATGGTATTGATACCACAGAATGGAACCCCGCTACTGACCCTAACCTTGCTAATCCTTACAATCTCACGGATATAAGCGGAAAGTCTGCCAATAAGCGAGAGTTACAAAAACGTATGGGATTGCATATTGATCCCGACCTGCCATTGTTCGGATTAGTGAGTCGATTCACCCCGCAGAAGGGCGTAGACCTGGTGTTGGAAATTGCACCACAATTAATTGCCTTGCCAGCACAACTGGTATTGCTGGGTAGTGGCGATGTGGAAATGCAGCGGACTGCCCTGGAGCTTGCTCATCATTATTCTGGCCAGATCAGTGCTTACGTGGGCTTCGATGAAGCTTTGTCACACCTGATAGAAGCAGGCGCAGACATTTTTTTAATGCCGTCACGTTTCGAGCCGTGTGGACTTAACCAGATGTATAGCCAACGCTATGGTACGCCGCCAGTGGTGCATGCAACGGGCGGCCTGATTGATACAGTATTGGATTGCAACGCAACTTCACTAGAACAGGGCGTTGCCAGCGGTTTCGTATTCCATCATATGGATACGCCCAGCTTGTTGGCTACGGCACGACGTGCCGCGATAACCTATCATGACAAAAAAATCTGGCGAGCATTGCAGCACAATTGCATGGTCAAGAATTTTGGCTGGGGTCAGAGTGCCACAGCCTACCATGACATTTATACGCATTTAATGCGGCGATAA